In the genome of Magnolia sinica isolate HGM2019 chromosome 2, MsV1, whole genome shotgun sequence, one region contains:
- the LOC131232928 gene encoding 2,3-bisphosphoglycerate-dependent phosphoglycerate mutase 2-like isoform X4 has protein sequence MYLNVIHRMVATTFHHAIGTIHAQRCCNGSDSQRLISKGGTVGIRLSERRIGCSSGLKSGAIHASTSHTSVVDPVLLPSNNNNNDSRKKSNETALILIRHGESLWNEKNLFTGCVDVPLTKKGVEEAIEAGKRISSIPIDMIYTSSLIRAQMTAMLAMTQHRRKKVPIIMHNESEQAKAWGQIFSEETKKQSIPVITAWQLNERMYGELQGLNKQETADRYGKEQVHEWRRSYDIPPPNAGELLKAWHGVHLGKQRTLLWRMAILVVWWSVWEGRNGRCFRNENRRAEIISQRVRLRILEWTPISDKLKDCNLLFLGL, from the exons ATGTATCTTAACGTAATACACAG AATGGTTGCTACTACATTTCACCATGCCATTGGGACTATTCATGCCCAACGATGTTGCAATGGCTCTGATTCTCAAAGACTGATTTCGAAGGGTGGGACCGTTGGTATAAGGTTGTCAGAAAGGAGAATTGGGTGCTCTAGTGGGTTGAAATCAGGCGCAATTCATGCATCAACTTCACATACTTCAGTAGTTGATCCGGTTTTGTTACCCtcgaacaacaacaacaatgattCCCGAAAGAAATCAA ATGAAACTGCGTTAATTTTGATTCGCCATGGTGAATCATTATGGAATGAGAAAAATCTATTTACGGGTTGTGTGGATGTACCCTTGACTAAGAAGGGTGTGGAAGAGGCGATTGAAGCTGGTAAAAGAATAAGCAGCATACCTATCGACATGATCTATACGTCATCGTTAATCCGTGCACAGATGACTGCAATGCTTGCTATGACCCAGCACCGTCGCAAgaag GTGCCTATTATTATGCATAATGAGAGTGAACAAGCCAAAGCATGGGGTCAGATTTTCAGTGAAGAAACCAAAAAACAATCAATTCCAGTTATAACGGCTTGGCAATTGAACGAAAGAAT GTATGGAGAGTTACAGGGTCTCAACAAGCAGGAAACAGCAGATAGATATGGGAAGGAGCAAGTCCATGAATGGCGTCGCAGTTATGATATACCTCCCCCGAATG CGGGCGAGCTCTTAAAAGCTTGGCATGGAGTGCATTTGGGCAAGCAGAGAACTCTGTTATGGAGAATGGCCATTCTCGTGGTCTGGTGGTCCGTATGGGAAGGAAGGAATGGTAGGTGTTTCCGCAATGAAAACAGGAGGGCAGAAATTATCTCCCAAAGGGTGAGGCTGCGGATCCTTGAGTGGACCCCCATTTCTGATAAGCTTAAGGATTGTAACCTCCTCTTTCTTGGGTTGTAG
- the LOC131232928 gene encoding 2,3-bisphosphoglycerate-dependent phosphoglycerate mutase 1-like isoform X1, with the protein MYLNVIHRMVATTFHHAIGTIHAQRCCNGSDSQRLISKGGTVGIRLSERRIGCSSGLKSGAIHASTSHTSVVDPVLLPSNNNNNDSRKKSNETALILIRHGESLWNEKNLFTGCVDVPLTKKGVEEAIEAGKRISSIPIDMIYTSSLIRAQMTAMLAMTQHRRKKVPIIMHNESEQAKAWGQIFSEETKKQSIPVITAWQLNERMYGELQGLNKQETADRYGKEQVHEWRRSYDIPPPNGESLEMCAQRAVAYFKEHIEPQLLTGRNVMIAAHGNSLRSIIMYLDKLTSQEVISLELSTGIPMLYIFKEGKFIRRGSPVGPSEAGVYAYTRLWVKADCHIFSNAEFGSVQAEVG; encoded by the exons ATGTATCTTAACGTAATACACAG AATGGTTGCTACTACATTTCACCATGCCATTGGGACTATTCATGCCCAACGATGTTGCAATGGCTCTGATTCTCAAAGACTGATTTCGAAGGGTGGGACCGTTGGTATAAGGTTGTCAGAAAGGAGAATTGGGTGCTCTAGTGGGTTGAAATCAGGCGCAATTCATGCATCAACTTCACATACTTCAGTAGTTGATCCGGTTTTGTTACCCtcgaacaacaacaacaatgattCCCGAAAGAAATCAA ATGAAACTGCGTTAATTTTGATTCGCCATGGTGAATCATTATGGAATGAGAAAAATCTATTTACGGGTTGTGTGGATGTACCCTTGACTAAGAAGGGTGTGGAAGAGGCGATTGAAGCTGGTAAAAGAATAAGCAGCATACCTATCGACATGATCTATACGTCATCGTTAATCCGTGCACAGATGACTGCAATGCTTGCTATGACCCAGCACCGTCGCAAgaag GTGCCTATTATTATGCATAATGAGAGTGAACAAGCCAAAGCATGGGGTCAGATTTTCAGTGAAGAAACCAAAAAACAATCAATTCCAGTTATAACGGCTTGGCAATTGAACGAAAGAAT GTATGGAGAGTTACAGGGTCTCAACAAGCAGGAAACAGCAGATAGATATGGGAAGGAGCAAGTCCATGAATGGCGTCGCAGTTATGATATACCTCCCCCGAATGGTGAGAGTTTGGAAATGTGTGCTCAAAGAGCTGTTGCTTATTTCAAGGAGCAT ATTGAGCCTCAACTACTGACAGGGAGGAATGTGATGATTGCTGCCCATGGGAATTCACTAAGGTCTATTATTATGTATCTCGACAAGTTGACTTCTCAAGAG GTTATAAGCCTGGAACTGTCAACTGGCATTCCTATGCTTTACATATTCAAAGAAGGAAAATTCATCCGGAGAGGGAGTCCAGTTGGACCATCTGAGGCTGGTGTCTATGCTTATACCAGA
- the LOC131232928 gene encoding 2,3-bisphosphoglycerate-dependent phosphoglycerate mutase 1-like isoform X3, with translation MYLNVIHRMVATTFHHAIGTIHAQRCCNGSDSQRLISKGGTVGIRLSERRIGCSSGLKSGAIHASTSHTSVVDPVLLPSNNNNNDSRKKSNETALILIRHGESLWNEKNLFTGCVDVPLTKKGVEEAIEAGKRISSIPIDMIYTSSLIRAQMTAMLAMTQHRRKKVPIIMHNESEQAKAWGQIFSEETKKQSIPVITAWQLNERMYGELQGLNKQETADRYGKEQVHEWRRSYDIPPPNGESLEMCAQRAVAYFKEHIEPQLLTGRNVMIAAHGNSLRSIIMYLDKLTSQEVISLELSTGIPMLYIFKEGKFIRRGSPVGPSEAGVYAYTRSLALYRQKLDEMLP, from the exons ATGTATCTTAACGTAATACACAG AATGGTTGCTACTACATTTCACCATGCCATTGGGACTATTCATGCCCAACGATGTTGCAATGGCTCTGATTCTCAAAGACTGATTTCGAAGGGTGGGACCGTTGGTATAAGGTTGTCAGAAAGGAGAATTGGGTGCTCTAGTGGGTTGAAATCAGGCGCAATTCATGCATCAACTTCACATACTTCAGTAGTTGATCCGGTTTTGTTACCCtcgaacaacaacaacaatgattCCCGAAAGAAATCAA ATGAAACTGCGTTAATTTTGATTCGCCATGGTGAATCATTATGGAATGAGAAAAATCTATTTACGGGTTGTGTGGATGTACCCTTGACTAAGAAGGGTGTGGAAGAGGCGATTGAAGCTGGTAAAAGAATAAGCAGCATACCTATCGACATGATCTATACGTCATCGTTAATCCGTGCACAGATGACTGCAATGCTTGCTATGACCCAGCACCGTCGCAAgaag GTGCCTATTATTATGCATAATGAGAGTGAACAAGCCAAAGCATGGGGTCAGATTTTCAGTGAAGAAACCAAAAAACAATCAATTCCAGTTATAACGGCTTGGCAATTGAACGAAAGAAT GTATGGAGAGTTACAGGGTCTCAACAAGCAGGAAACAGCAGATAGATATGGGAAGGAGCAAGTCCATGAATGGCGTCGCAGTTATGATATACCTCCCCCGAATGGTGAGAGTTTGGAAATGTGTGCTCAAAGAGCTGTTGCTTATTTCAAGGAGCAT ATTGAGCCTCAACTACTGACAGGGAGGAATGTGATGATTGCTGCCCATGGGAATTCACTAAGGTCTATTATTATGTATCTCGACAAGTTGACTTCTCAAGAG GTTATAAGCCTGGAACTGTCAACTGGCATTCCTATGCTTTACATATTCAAAGAAGGAAAATTCATCCGGAGAGGGAGTCCAGTTGGACCATCTGAGGCTGGTGTCTATGCTTATACCAGA
- the LOC131232928 gene encoding 2,3-bisphosphoglycerate-dependent phosphoglycerate mutase 1-like isoform X2, which produces MVATTFHHAIGTIHAQRCCNGSDSQRLISKGGTVGIRLSERRIGCSSGLKSGAIHASTSHTSVVDPVLLPSNNNNNDSRKKSNETALILIRHGESLWNEKNLFTGCVDVPLTKKGVEEAIEAGKRISSIPIDMIYTSSLIRAQMTAMLAMTQHRRKKVPIIMHNESEQAKAWGQIFSEETKKQSIPVITAWQLNERMYGELQGLNKQETADRYGKEQVHEWRRSYDIPPPNGESLEMCAQRAVAYFKEHIEPQLLTGRNVMIAAHGNSLRSIIMYLDKLTSQEVISLELSTGIPMLYIFKEGKFIRRGSPVGPSEAGVYAYTRLWVKADCHIFSNAEFGSVQAEVG; this is translated from the exons ATGGTTGCTACTACATTTCACCATGCCATTGGGACTATTCATGCCCAACGATGTTGCAATGGCTCTGATTCTCAAAGACTGATTTCGAAGGGTGGGACCGTTGGTATAAGGTTGTCAGAAAGGAGAATTGGGTGCTCTAGTGGGTTGAAATCAGGCGCAATTCATGCATCAACTTCACATACTTCAGTAGTTGATCCGGTTTTGTTACCCtcgaacaacaacaacaatgattCCCGAAAGAAATCAA ATGAAACTGCGTTAATTTTGATTCGCCATGGTGAATCATTATGGAATGAGAAAAATCTATTTACGGGTTGTGTGGATGTACCCTTGACTAAGAAGGGTGTGGAAGAGGCGATTGAAGCTGGTAAAAGAATAAGCAGCATACCTATCGACATGATCTATACGTCATCGTTAATCCGTGCACAGATGACTGCAATGCTTGCTATGACCCAGCACCGTCGCAAgaag GTGCCTATTATTATGCATAATGAGAGTGAACAAGCCAAAGCATGGGGTCAGATTTTCAGTGAAGAAACCAAAAAACAATCAATTCCAGTTATAACGGCTTGGCAATTGAACGAAAGAAT GTATGGAGAGTTACAGGGTCTCAACAAGCAGGAAACAGCAGATAGATATGGGAAGGAGCAAGTCCATGAATGGCGTCGCAGTTATGATATACCTCCCCCGAATGGTGAGAGTTTGGAAATGTGTGCTCAAAGAGCTGTTGCTTATTTCAAGGAGCAT ATTGAGCCTCAACTACTGACAGGGAGGAATGTGATGATTGCTGCCCATGGGAATTCACTAAGGTCTATTATTATGTATCTCGACAAGTTGACTTCTCAAGAG GTTATAAGCCTGGAACTGTCAACTGGCATTCCTATGCTTTACATATTCAAAGAAGGAAAATTCATCCGGAGAGGGAGTCCAGTTGGACCATCTGAGGCTGGTGTCTATGCTTATACCAGA